A part of Saimiri boliviensis isolate mSaiBol1 chromosome 11, mSaiBol1.pri, whole genome shotgun sequence genomic DNA contains:
- the DMRTA2 gene encoding doublesex- and mab-3-related transcription factor A2 produces the protein MELRSELPSVPGAATAAAATATGPPVASVASVAAAAAAAASLPVSVAGGLLRGPPLLLRAAEKYPRTPKCARCRNHGVVSALKGHKRYCRWKDCLCAKCTLIAERQRVMAAQVALRRQQAQEENEARELQLLYGTAEGLALAAANGIIPPRPAYEVFGSVCTADGGGPGAGAPAGTGGGAAGAGGSEAKLQKFDLFPKTLLQAGRPGSPQPPPVKPLSPDGADSGPGTSSPEVRPGSGSENGDGESFSGSPLARASKEAGGSCPGSAGPGGGEDDSPGSASPLGSESGSEADKEEGEAAPAPGLGGGPGPRQRTPLDILTRVFPGHRRGVLELVLQGCGGDVVQAIEQVLNHHRGGLAAGLGPAVPPDKAAVGAAAAADDAWPGRVDAAAAGGPGLPAPLQAGPAAPPHHRPLLASAMAPGALGSLSSRSAFSPLQPNASHFGADAGAYPLGAPLGLSPLRLAYSAAAAHSRGLAFMAPYSTAGLVPTLGFRPPMDYAFSDLMRDRSAAAAAAVHKEPTYGGGLYGPMVNGAPEKQ, from the exons ATGGAGCTGCGCTCGGAGCTGCCCAGCGTGCCCGGCgcggcgacggcggcggcggcTACAGCTACGGGGCCGCCTGTGGCGTCGGTGGCGTCTGTGGCGGCGGCCGCGGCAGCCGCCGCATCACTACCGGTGAGCGTGGCAGGAGGCTTGCTGCGGGGGCCGCCGCTGTTGCTGCGGGCAGCCGAGAAGTACCCGCGGACCCCCAAGTGCGCGCGCTGCCGCAACCATGGCGTGGTGTCGGCACTCAAGGGCCACAAACGCTACTGTCGCTGGAAGGACTGCCTGTGCGCCAAGTGCACGCTCATCGCGGAGCGCCAGCGTGTCATGGCGGCGCAGGTGGCGCTGCGCAGGCAGCAGGCGCAGGAAGAGAACGAGGCGCGCGAGCTGCAGCTGCTCTACGGCACTGCCGAGGGGCTGGCGCTGGCCGCCGCCAACGGCATCATCCCCCCGAGGCCCGCCTACGAGGTCTTCGGTTCAGTGTGCACCGCCGACGGCGGGGGACCTGGAGCGGGAGCGCCCGCGGGGACCGGAGGCGGAGCCGCGGGCGCAGGGGGCTCAG AGGCCAAGTTGCAGAAGTTTGATCTGTTTCCCAAGACGCTGCTTCAGGCAGGCCGCCCAGGAAGCCCGCAGCCGCCGCCGGTGAAGCCCTTATCACCCGATGGCGCAGACTCGGGGCCCGGAACGTCGTCCCCGGAGGTGCGGCCCGGCTCAGGCTCGGAGAACGGCGATGGCGAATCCTTTTCTGGTTCGCCCCTAGCTCGGGCCTCCAAAGAGGCAGGTGGCAGCTGCCCAGGCAGCGCTGGCCCTGGCGGCGGCGAGGACGACAGCCCGGGCTCCGCTAGCCCTCTGGGCTCTGAATCCGGTTCAGAGGCCGACAAAGAAGAGGGTGAGGCCGCGCCGGCGCCCGGGCTGGGCGGAGGCCCGGGTCCACGGCAGCGGACGCCGCTGGACATCTTGACCCGCGTATTCCCAGGCCACCGGCGAGGCGTCCTGGAGCTGGTGTTGCAGGGCTGCGGCGGCGACGTGGTGCAGGCCATCGAGCAGGTGCTGAACCACCACCGCGGGGGCCTGGCGGCCGGCCTGGGCCCTGCGGTGCCCCCAGATAAGGCCGCTGTGGGTGCCGCAGCAGCTGCAGACGACGCGTGGCCGGGCCGTGTCGACGCAGCCGCCGCCGGAGGGCCCGGGCTGCCTGCGCCGCTGCAGGCCGGGCCCGCCGCACCGCCGCACCACAGACCCTTGCTGGCGAGCGCCATGGCGCCTGGAGCGCTGGGCTCGTTGAGCAGCCGCTCGGCCTTCTCGCCGCTGCAGCCCAACGCCAGTCACTTCGGTGCCGACGCAGGCGCCTACCCGCTGGGCGCGCCGCTCGGCCTCAGCccgctgcgcctggcctactCGGCGGCAGCGGCGCACAGCCGCGGTCTGGCCTTCATGGCGCCCTACTCGACCGCTGGCCTGGTGCCCACGCTCGGCTTCCGCCCGCCCATGGACTACGCCTTCAGCGATCTCATGCGCGACCGCTCGGCCGCCGCTGCGGCAGCTGTGCACAAGGAGCCGACCTACGGCGGCGGCCTGTACGGGCCTATGGTCAACGGCGCTCCGGAGAAGCAGTAG